In Jejubacter calystegiae, the following are encoded in one genomic region:
- a CDS encoding GNAT family N-acetyltransferase, with protein sequence MNIRQARVEDCAAIATIYNHAVLHTDAIWNEQTVDADNRIAWLNQRQQVGYPVLVACEDNDAIAGYASWGDWRAFEGFRHTVEHSVYVHPDHQGKGIALRLMEQLIAEARHQGKHVMVAGIESRNRASLRLHEKLGFRVTAQMPQVGAKFGRWLDLTFMQLQLDQRPQPDTQQGA encoded by the coding sequence ATGAATATTCGCCAGGCGCGGGTCGAGGACTGCGCCGCCATTGCCACTATTTATAACCATGCGGTACTGCATACCGATGCTATCTGGAATGAGCAAACCGTGGATGCCGATAACCGCATCGCCTGGCTGAACCAGCGCCAGCAGGTTGGCTACCCGGTGCTGGTGGCCTGCGAGGACAACGACGCGATAGCCGGGTATGCCTCCTGGGGAGACTGGCGCGCCTTTGAAGGCTTTCGCCATACCGTGGAGCATTCGGTTTATGTCCATCCCGACCATCAGGGCAAAGGTATTGCGCTCCGGCTGATGGAACAGCTGATCGCCGAGGCGCGTCATCAGGGCAAGCATGTGATGGTGGCCGGTATCGAGTCCCGTAATCGAGCGTCACTGCGGCTGCATGAAAAGCTGGGATTTCGGGTGACGGCACAGATGCCGCAGGTGGGTGCCAAATTTGGCCGCTGGCTGGATCTGACCTTTATGCAGCTGCAGCTCGACCAGCGTCCGCAGCCTGATACTCAGCAAGGCGCCTGA
- a CDS encoding NAD(P)-dependent oxidoreductase has product MHIAFIGMGGMGQPMALNLLAAGHELAVWNRSKEPTQEPVARGARACRAPDDVGTADVLISMLADDDVTHSVVVESGALAALKSGAVWINMATVSVAFTQRMAQLCSDRQLRYVAAPVLGRVDVAAAGQLNILAAGEEATLDEVQPLFDVLGKQTWRFGELPEQAAAVKLAANFMLASAIETMGESAALVEAWGVGKGEFLNMMTSTLFSAPAYKNYGAMIAEDRYQPAGFTMKLGLKDVRLAQQAAESRNVPMGIAGVLRDSYLDALAHGDEKLDWAALATVSARRSGQKK; this is encoded by the coding sequence ATGCACATTGCTTTTATCGGTATGGGCGGCATGGGGCAGCCCATGGCGTTGAATCTGCTGGCCGCAGGCCATGAACTGGCGGTATGGAATCGCTCTAAAGAACCGACTCAGGAGCCGGTTGCCCGGGGCGCCAGGGCCTGCCGCGCGCCGGACGATGTGGGAACAGCGGACGTGCTGATCTCGATGCTGGCGGATGACGATGTCACCCACAGCGTGGTGGTGGAAAGCGGCGCGCTGGCGGCGCTGAAGTCTGGCGCTGTCTGGATCAATATGGCTACCGTTTCGGTCGCTTTTACCCAACGCATGGCGCAGCTGTGCAGCGATCGGCAGCTGCGCTATGTGGCGGCGCCAGTGTTGGGCAGAGTGGATGTGGCGGCCGCAGGGCAGTTGAATATTCTGGCTGCGGGCGAAGAGGCCACCCTTGACGAAGTTCAGCCGCTGTTCGATGTGCTGGGCAAACAGACCTGGCGCTTTGGCGAGCTGCCGGAGCAGGCGGCGGCGGTGAAGCTGGCGGCCAACTTTATGCTGGCCAGCGCCATCGAAACCATGGGCGAAAGTGCCGCACTGGTGGAAGCCTGGGGCGTGGGCAAGGGGGAATTTCTGAACATGATGACCTCCACGCTATTCTCTGCGCCAGCCTATAAAAATTACGGCGCGATGATCGCTGAAGACAGGTATCAGCCTGCCGGATTTACCATGAAGCTGGGGCTGAAGGATGTGCGGCTGGCCCAGCAGGCGGCAGAGAGCCGTAACGTCCCCATGGGCATCGCCGGGGTACTGCGCGACAGCTATCTGGATGCTCTGGCCCACGGCGATGAAAAGCTGGACTGGGCGGCGCTGGCGACCGTAAGCGCGCGGCGCAGCGGCCAGAAAAAGTAA
- a CDS encoding DUF2526 family protein has protein sequence MSHLDEISTRVDAAIEEGVIAHMNELLIALSNDGELGRDDRYQQQQRLRIAISHHGRKHKEDMERESEERNARLTRGGTIL, from the coding sequence ATGTCCCATCTGGATGAAATTTCCACCCGCGTTGATGCGGCGATCGAAGAGGGGGTCATCGCCCATATGAATGAGCTGCTGATTGCGTTAAGCAACGACGGCGAACTGGGGCGCGACGATCGTTATCAGCAGCAGCAGCGCCTGCGCATCGCCATCTCTCACCATGGCCGCAAACACAAAGAAGATATGGAGCGGGAAAGTGAAGAGCGTAACGCACGCCTGACCCGCGGCGGCACTATTCTCTGA
- a CDS encoding LysR family transcriptional regulator produces MMNTMHPALRRIDLNLLPAFDAIYRHRSVRMAAEELIMSTSALSHALSRLRIALNDPLFYREGHRMCPSVYATQIAPSIASALAFLNQELIPQPDFFPAVSSDCLQIAITDFTAFCIFPALMNRVQHRAPGLSFELRYLPHSPALTELLAGDVDLALGFSARDETEHPDLDAICWQRDDYVVISHMQRSHLTLKDYLAARHLVVTPWNEAYGVLDLALERMGHTRQVTVKTPSMLSAPFIIEESDMLMAIPRSAAEKFARTTRIKIFELPFYVPPFDVKIYTHKRSGKRGATHWLKNELQQMANELAGE; encoded by the coding sequence ATGATGAATACCATGCATCCAGCCCTGCGGCGCATCGATCTGAACCTGTTACCGGCATTTGACGCTATCTATCGCCACCGCTCAGTCCGGATGGCGGCAGAAGAGTTGATTATGAGCACGTCCGCTTTGAGTCATGCGCTGTCTCGCTTGCGGATTGCGCTAAACGATCCGCTCTTTTATCGGGAAGGCCATCGAATGTGCCCCAGCGTGTACGCAACGCAGATAGCCCCCTCCATCGCTTCTGCATTAGCCTTTTTAAACCAGGAGCTGATTCCACAACCCGATTTTTTCCCCGCCGTTAGCAGCGACTGTTTACAGATTGCCATCACGGACTTTACCGCTTTTTGCATCTTCCCTGCGTTGATGAACAGAGTGCAACACAGGGCGCCGGGTCTTAGTTTTGAATTGCGTTATTTGCCACACAGTCCGGCATTAACGGAACTGCTGGCGGGAGATGTCGATCTGGCGTTAGGATTCAGCGCCCGGGATGAAACGGAGCACCCGGATCTGGACGCTATCTGCTGGCAAAGAGACGACTACGTGGTTATCAGCCATATGCAGCGCTCGCATTTAACGTTGAAGGATTATCTGGCGGCCAGGCATCTGGTGGTGACCCCATGGAATGAGGCGTACGGCGTTCTCGATCTGGCGCTTGAACGCATGGGGCATACCCGGCAGGTTACCGTTAAAACCCCATCAATGCTGAGTGCCCCCTTTATTATTGAGGAATCCGATATGTTGATGGCGATTCCTCGTAGCGCTGCCGAAAAGTTTGCCCGTACGACGCGAATTAAAATCTTTGAATTACCGTTTTATGTACCGCCTTTTGACGTGAAGATTTACACCCATAAACGCAGCGGCAAACGTGGCGCAACCCACTGGCTGAAAAACGAATTGCAACAAATGGCGAATGAATTAGCAGGTGAATGA
- a CDS encoding GNAT family N-acetyltransferase encodes MSMIIRQATPNDTQAIYDMIYELAIYEKAPEEVVTTPDEIKTSLFGADSKTEALICEIAGKAVGYAVFFTSYSTWLGRNGIYMEDLYVSPAFRGNGAGKALMKTIARYAVARQCGRLEWSVLDWNQPAIDFYLSIGALPQSEWVRYRLSGDALINFAE; translated from the coding sequence ATGAGTATGATTATTCGCCAGGCGACCCCGAACGACACCCAGGCCATCTACGACATGATTTATGAACTGGCGATTTACGAAAAAGCCCCTGAAGAGGTCGTAACCACCCCTGATGAGATCAAAACTTCGCTGTTTGGCGCAGACAGCAAAACCGAAGCGTTGATCTGCGAAATAGCGGGTAAAGCGGTGGGTTACGCCGTCTTTTTTACCAGTTATTCCACCTGGCTTGGCCGTAACGGCATTTATATGGAAGATCTCTATGTGTCACCCGCCTTTCGCGGCAACGGCGCCGGTAAAGCGTTAATGAAAACCATTGCCCGATATGCCGTAGCCAGACAGTGTGGCCGCCTGGAATGGAGCGTGCTGGACTGGAATCAACCCGCCATCGACTTCTACCTGAGTATCGGCGCCCTCCCACAGAGTGAGTGGGTACGCTATCGCCTGTCCGGAGATGCGCTTATCAACTTTGCGGAATAA
- a CDS encoding cold-shock protein — MKGTITTWFQDKGFGFIKDENGENRYFHVIKVANPELIKKDAAVTFEPTTNNKGLSAYAVKVVPESKYLYIAGERLKLTSIKSYLVYSEEVPADTRIDKENAVLSVGALMNSIKPKSDIKPGDMRSLKKLAITTFQGTILIFSEDEIDIDATVKLLKV, encoded by the coding sequence ATGAAAGGAACGATCACAACGTGGTTTCAGGATAAAGGTTTTGGCTTTATCAAAGATGAAAATGGCGAAAACCGCTATTTTCACGTGATTAAGGTCGCCAATCCTGAGTTAATAAAGAAAGATGCTGCGGTGACGTTTGAGCCCACCACCAACAACAAAGGGTTGTCCGCCTATGCGGTGAAGGTGGTGCCGGAGAGCAAATACCTCTATATCGCGGGTGAGCGCCTGAAGCTCACGTCGATCAAATCTTACCTGGTGTACAGCGAAGAGGTGCCTGCCGATACCCGCATTGATAAAGAGAACGCGGTGCTGTCCGTAGGGGCGCTGATGAACAGTATCAAACCGAAGTCTGACATAAAGCCCGGTGATATGCGTTCCCTGAAGAAACTGGCGATTACCACCTTCCAGGGAACGATTTTGATCTTCTCGGAAGACGAGATCGACATAGACGCCACCGTGAAGCTGCTCAAGGTCTGA
- a CDS encoding DUF2058 domain-containing protein has product MTKLTLQEQMLKAGLVTSKKMAKVQKTAKKSRVQAREARAAVEENKKAQLERDRQLSEQQKQAALSKEYKAQVKQLIEMNRISISKGDISFNFTDNNLIKKIDVDKLTQTQLINGRLAIARLTIDGKDECEYAIIPASVADKIAQRDASSIVLNSALSQEEQDEDDPYADFKVPDDLMW; this is encoded by the coding sequence ATGACAAAACTCACCCTACAGGAGCAGATGCTCAAAGCAGGACTCGTGACCAGCAAAAAAATGGCCAAGGTCCAGAAAACCGCCAAAAAATCACGCGTTCAGGCCCGCGAGGCAAGAGCGGCGGTAGAAGAGAACAAAAAAGCGCAGCTTGAGCGCGACAGACAGCTAAGCGAACAGCAAAAGCAGGCGGCTTTGTCGAAAGAGTATAAAGCTCAGGTAAAACAGTTGATTGAAATGAATCGAATCTCCATTTCAAAAGGCGATATCAGCTTTAACTTCACCGACAATAACCTTATTAAAAAAATTGACGTGGATAAGCTGACACAGACGCAGCTTATCAACGGCCGTCTCGCCATTGCCCGCCTGACTATCGATGGCAAGGATGAGTGCGAATACGCGATTATCCCCGCCAGCGTCGCCGATAAAATCGCCCAGCGCGATGCCAGCAGCATTGTATTAAATAGCGCGCTGAGCCAGGAAGAGCAGGATGAAGACGATCCTTATGCCGACTTTAAAGTGCCGGATGATTTGATGTGGTGA
- a CDS encoding chorismate mutase → MFLTRLTPSLILLTVTALPLSAMADASVAALINDRLSFMKDVAGDKARHHLAIEDLAQEKRVLEKSVADARTMGLDGASVETFIQAQMDAAKAIQYRYRADWLAAPESGWSPRPLAEIREKIAQLSQRILAQTAERLKSGQPLGDAEKTQFIHTLAQKNLSENDKQRLWQTLKQVRLASQ, encoded by the coding sequence ATGTTTCTGACCAGACTCACCCCATCACTGATTCTGCTGACGGTCACCGCCCTTCCCCTTAGCGCGATGGCAGATGCCTCTGTCGCTGCGTTAATTAACGACAGGCTCTCTTTTATGAAGGATGTAGCGGGTGATAAGGCCCGGCATCATCTGGCGATTGAAGACCTGGCCCAGGAAAAGCGGGTACTGGAAAAGTCGGTGGCCGATGCACGCACTATGGGGCTGGATGGCGCCAGCGTGGAGACCTTTATTCAGGCCCAGATGGATGCCGCCAAAGCGATTCAGTATCGCTATCGCGCCGACTGGCTGGCGGCCCCGGAAAGCGGCTGGTCACCGCGACCGTTAGCGGAAATCAGGGAAAAAATCGCGCAGTTAAGCCAGCGTATTCTGGCCCAAACCGCCGAACGGCTGAAATCCGGGCAGCCCCTGGGCGATGCTGAAAAAACGCAGTTTATCCATACCCTTGCCCAGAAAAACCTGAGCGAAAACGATAAGCAGCGACTGTGGCAGACGCTAAAACAGGTGCGGCTCGCCAGCCAATAG
- a CDS encoding aldehyde dehydrogenase, with protein sequence MLINGVSLPPDAGARFERRNPIDDALATLAPAATLEQAQDAVRAAATVFESWRNSGPGLRRDLLLRAADALQSREAEFAAAMAAETGASAHWAGFNVQLGAGILREAAALTSQINGSVIPSDVPGNLALAVRQPAGVVLGIAPWNAPVILGVRAIATPLACGNSVVFKGSELCPATHALIATALNDAGFPPGVVNFITNAPQDAAQIVETLIAHPAVRRVNFTGSTHVGRIIAETCGRYLKPAVLELGGKAPLLVLDDADIEHAVACAAFGAFANSGQICMSTERIIVDQRIAGSFVEQFAAKAESLPLGDPRLGPSVLGAIADSRALERCNQLIDDAVAHGARLVTGGRSQSPLMPATVLDGITPQMRLYHEESFGPVKGIIHVDGEEQAIACANDSPYGLSAAVFSRDSARAWRVAQRLHTGICHINGPTVHDEAQMPFGGVKDSGYGRFGGQAGIDEFTDLRWITLQTTARQLPF encoded by the coding sequence ATGTTGATTAACGGCGTTTCGCTTCCTCCGGATGCGGGCGCCCGCTTCGAACGCCGCAACCCTATTGATGATGCTCTGGCCACCCTGGCACCGGCCGCCACGCTGGAACAGGCGCAGGATGCCGTCCGGGCGGCGGCCACGGTTTTTGAAAGCTGGCGCAACAGCGGCCCAGGCCTGCGGCGCGACCTGCTGCTGCGTGCCGCCGATGCCCTGCAGTCGCGGGAAGCGGAATTCGCCGCCGCCATGGCTGCCGAAACCGGTGCTTCCGCTCACTGGGCGGGTTTTAACGTGCAGCTCGGAGCCGGGATTCTGCGTGAAGCGGCAGCGCTCACCAGCCAGATAAACGGCTCGGTCATTCCTTCGGATGTGCCGGGAAATCTGGCGCTGGCGGTGCGTCAGCCCGCTGGCGTGGTGCTGGGCATCGCCCCCTGGAACGCACCCGTGATCCTCGGGGTGCGCGCTATCGCCACCCCGCTGGCCTGCGGCAACAGCGTTGTTTTTAAAGGATCTGAACTGTGCCCGGCAACCCATGCGCTGATCGCCACCGCGTTGAACGACGCCGGTTTTCCGCCTGGAGTCGTGAACTTCATCACTAATGCGCCACAGGATGCCGCGCAGATTGTCGAAACGCTGATCGCTCACCCGGCGGTTCGGCGGGTCAACTTTACCGGTTCAACCCACGTCGGGCGGATTATTGCCGAAACCTGCGGCCGCTATCTGAAACCCGCTGTGCTGGAACTGGGCGGTAAAGCGCCGCTGCTGGTGCTGGACGATGCCGATATCGAACACGCCGTGGCCTGCGCCGCCTTTGGCGCTTTCGCCAATTCAGGGCAGATCTGCATGTCCACCGAACGCATTATCGTCGACCAGCGCATTGCCGGGAGCTTTGTGGAACAGTTTGCCGCGAAGGCTGAAAGTCTGCCTCTGGGCGATCCGCGCCTGGGGCCGTCCGTGCTAGGAGCCATTGCCGACAGCCGGGCGCTGGAACGCTGTAATCAGCTTATTGACGATGCCGTCGCCCACGGTGCCAGACTGGTGACCGGGGGCCGCTCGCAAAGTCCGCTGATGCCCGCCACGGTGCTGGACGGAATTACCCCACAGATGCGGCTGTACCATGAAGAGTCATTCGGTCCGGTGAAAGGAATTATCCACGTCGACGGCGAAGAGCAAGCCATCGCCTGCGCCAACGACAGCCCTTACGGCCTGTCCGCCGCCGTGTTCAGCCGCGACAGCGCCCGGGCCTGGCGGGTGGCCCAGCGTCTGCACACCGGCATCTGTCATATCAACGGCCCCACGGTGCACGACGAAGCGCAAATGCCGTTCGGCGGCGTGAAGGATTCCGGCTACGGCCGCTTTGGCGGTCAGGCCGGGATCGACGAATTTACCGATCTGCGCTGGATAACCCTGCAAACCACGGCCCGTCAGCTCCCGTTCTGA